The bacterium genome has a window encoding:
- the tuf gene encoding elongation factor Tu (EF-Tu; promotes GTP-dependent binding of aminoacyl-tRNA to the A-site of ribosomes during protein biosynthesis; when the tRNA anticodon matches the mRNA codon, GTP hydrolysis results; the inactive EF-Tu-GDP leaves the ribosome and release of GDP is promoted by elongation factor Ts; many prokaryotes have two copies of the gene encoding EF-Tu), whose amino-acid sequence DVTGSIKLPEGVEMVMPGDNINLEGELITPIAMEKELRFAIREGGHTVGAGVITEILE is encoded by the coding sequence CCGATGTTACAGGCTCCATCAAGCTTCCAGAGGGTGTTGAAATGGTAATGCCAGGTGATAATATAAACCTGGAAGGAGAGCTTATAACACCCATTGCAATGGAAAAGGAGCTAAGATTTGCTATCCGTGAAGGTGGCCACACCGTAGGGGCAGGCGTTATTACGGAGATATTGGAGTAA